The following coding sequences lie in one Listeria ivanovii subsp. londoniensis genomic window:
- a CDS encoding PTS sugar transporter subunit IIB, whose translation MKILAVCGLGQGTSLILRMNVETVLREMGVDADVEHIDVSAARSMNVDIIVTSQELAETLGTDTSAKVIIVNNYFDNAEIKNALSAAINN comes from the coding sequence ATGAAAATTTTAGCAGTGTGTGGACTTGGTCAAGGTACTAGTTTAATTTTACGAATGAATGTAGAAACGGTTTTACGTGAAATGGGAGTGGACGCGGATGTAGAGCATATTGATGTCTCAGCAGCTCGCTCGATGAATGTGGATATTATTGTGACAAGTCAAGAATTAGCAGAAACACTTGGAACAGATACAAGCGCCAAAGTAATCATTGTTAATAACTACTTTGATAATGCCGAAATTAAAAATGCGTTATCTGCCGCAATAAATAACTAA
- a CDS encoding BglG family transcription antiterminator, protein MVQFDDRSMTLLESLVAANVYLAPEKLQEELGISKRTLQYDVEKINKELDDIGLDGIQSVRAQGYYLLEEEKPTIKKLLENRDTRHKVFTASERRIRILFFLLVTDARVIIDTINECNEVSRNTSLQDIKQLKLALKQFNLEFLYDRKRGNIVTGDERSIRQFFIHYCMNNEEIPTADQLLDLMRINPMIKNKELFPNLDIIFEILAVTEKKIGIRYTDEVIERIGIMIFFFKERMKKDCYLNEQDESKIDSYEIAEEIYQQLQITEDFQINHAEIVYLGKLLLGASRLNDSAAVEGKLNIIVEKIIAEFERLACVNFEDHQSLKHDLLLHLQPAYYRLKFQIEWINPLRADIKQSYSDVYEITKKSLEPLEELLDETIPEDEVAYVTILFGGYLSRKNNTLVERKKLLIVCSKGVGTSRMIERQLSQLLGERVEILEPISIREFEKGIYSPDFIVSTLPIIEPKAPVFIVSPIVTEVQKQQLMKAIAPHILQKDSDARMLSSVLDVVDQYAKVEDREKLAAKLKAVLFQVQPDSQLEKSPTLKELLPKERITFKDSVADWREAIQIASKSLQEEGYISKNYQSAMIENIEKLGPYIVIAPGIALPHASAEDGAYRVGMSLLRLSQPVSFSSKAKDQVKLIIVLASIDSYTHINALSQLTNLIMKYHLLEQIEKAETVAEIAEMLIIK, encoded by the coding sequence GTGGTACAATTTGATGATAGAAGTATGACGCTGCTTGAGTCACTTGTTGCAGCAAATGTATATCTTGCGCCAGAGAAGTTGCAAGAAGAACTAGGCATCTCGAAGCGAACGTTACAATATGACGTAGAAAAAATCAATAAAGAACTAGATGATATCGGGCTGGATGGAATTCAATCTGTCCGCGCTCAAGGCTATTATTTATTAGAAGAAGAAAAACCAACAATTAAAAAATTACTTGAAAATAGGGACACGAGGCATAAAGTTTTTACAGCAAGTGAGCGTCGAATCCGTATTTTATTTTTCCTGCTGGTAACTGATGCCAGAGTGATAATCGACACAATAAATGAGTGTAATGAAGTTAGTCGAAATACGAGTTTGCAAGATATTAAGCAATTGAAACTAGCTCTGAAGCAATTTAATTTAGAGTTCTTATACGACCGAAAGCGCGGCAATATAGTTACAGGAGACGAACGTAGCATCCGCCAATTTTTTATTCATTATTGCATGAACAACGAAGAAATTCCGACAGCAGATCAACTGCTCGATTTAATGAGAATCAATCCGATGATAAAAAACAAAGAACTATTTCCTAACTTAGATATTATTTTTGAAATATTAGCAGTGACGGAGAAAAAAATCGGTATTCGTTATACAGATGAAGTTATCGAACGAATCGGGATAATGATTTTCTTCTTTAAAGAACGGATGAAAAAAGACTGTTATTTGAATGAACAAGACGAAAGCAAAATTGATTCATATGAAATTGCCGAAGAAATTTATCAGCAACTACAGATAACAGAAGACTTCCAAATTAATCATGCAGAGATTGTTTATTTAGGAAAGCTTTTACTCGGAGCTAGCCGTTTGAATGATAGTGCAGCGGTTGAAGGAAAGTTAAATATTATCGTGGAGAAAATAATCGCCGAATTTGAGCGCCTTGCTTGTGTGAATTTTGAAGATCATCAGAGTTTAAAACACGATTTACTGCTACATTTACAACCAGCTTATTACCGATTAAAGTTCCAAATAGAATGGATTAACCCTTTGCGCGCAGATATTAAGCAAAGTTATAGCGATGTGTATGAAATTACTAAGAAGTCACTAGAACCACTGGAAGAACTTTTGGATGAGACGATTCCGGAAGATGAAGTAGCCTATGTGACAATTCTTTTTGGTGGTTACTTATCCCGAAAAAACAACACTCTAGTAGAACGGAAGAAATTGCTGATTGTTTGTTCTAAAGGAGTAGGGACCTCGAGAATGATTGAGCGGCAATTATCGCAATTGCTGGGTGAACGCGTGGAGATTTTAGAGCCAATTTCAATTCGTGAATTTGAAAAGGGGATTTATTCGCCTGACTTCATTGTGTCGACTTTGCCAATTATCGAACCAAAAGCACCTGTTTTTATTGTTAGTCCAATTGTGACAGAAGTGCAAAAACAACAACTTATGAAAGCAATAGCACCGCATATTTTACAGAAGGATTCAGATGCACGCATGCTATCATCCGTGCTTGATGTTGTTGATCAATATGCTAAAGTAGAAGACCGCGAAAAATTAGCAGCTAAGTTAAAAGCTGTGTTATTTCAAGTTCAACCAGACAGCCAATTAGAAAAATCACCCACACTAAAAGAATTATTACCAAAAGAGCGAATTACTTTTAAAGATAGTGTTGCTGATTGGCGTGAGGCTATTCAAATTGCTTCGAAGTCGCTTCAAGAAGAAGGTTATATCTCGAAAAATTATCAGAGTGCAATGATTGAAAATATTGAGAAGCTAGGACCTTATATTGTTATTGCGCCAGGGATTGCACTTCCACATGCTTCTGCTGAGGACGGGGCATATCGAGTTGGTATGAGCTTACTTAGACTAAGCCAACCAGTTTCATTTTCAAGTAAAGCGAAAGATCAAGTCAAATTAATTATTGTGCTCGCTTCCATTGACTCCTACACACATATAAATGCATTAAGTCAACTTACGAATTTAATTATGAAATATCACTTGCTTGAGCAGATTGAAAAAGCAGAAACAGTAGCAGAAATTGCTGAAATGTTAATAATAAAATAA
- a CDS encoding PTS sugar transporter subunit IIA, with protein MSFLDKELVNLHGSATKADEAITQAGELLVNAGYVSEQYVEKMVESYHENGAYFVIAPQIAIPHARPTDGVENSAVSLVILKEGVNFGHAANDPVRLVFGLAATSSEAHLKVIQKIVSLLSNNDNIEKMIQAEDYQAIGELVEG; from the coding sequence ATGTCTTTTTTGGATAAAGAGCTTGTAAATCTGCATGGATCAGCAACAAAAGCGGACGAAGCTATCACGCAAGCAGGAGAATTATTAGTAAATGCAGGTTATGTAAGCGAACAGTACGTCGAAAAAATGGTGGAGTCTTATCATGAAAATGGTGCGTATTTTGTCATTGCACCTCAAATAGCCATACCACATGCAAGACCAACAGATGGTGTGGAAAATTCAGCAGTTTCTCTAGTCATATTAAAAGAAGGCGTGAATTTCGGACACGCTGCAAATGATCCCGTGCGATTAGTATTTGGACTCGCAGCAACTTCTAGTGAGGCACATTTAAAAGTCATTCAAAAAATTGTTTCCTTGCTTAGTAATAACGATAATATTGAAAAAATGATTCAAGCGGAAGATTACCAAGCAATTGGAGAATTAGTGGAGGGATAA
- the tuf gene encoding elongation factor Tu, with protein sequence MAKEKFDRSKPHVNIGTIGHVDHGKTTLTAAITTVLAKKGYADAQAYDQIDGAPEERERGITISTAHVEYQTDTRHYAHVDCPGHADYVKNMITGAAQMDGAILVVSAADGPMPQTREHILLSRQVGVPYIVVFMNKCDMVDDEELLELVEMEIRDLLTEYEFPGDDIPVIKGSALKALQGEADWEAKIDELMEAVDSYIPTPERDTDKPFMMPVEDVFSITGRGTVATGRVERGQVKVGDEVEVIGIEEESKKVVVTGVEMFRKLLDYAEAGDNIGALLRGVAREDIQRGQVLAKPGSITPHTNFKAETYVLTKEEGGRHTPFFNNYRPQFYFRTTDVTGIVTLPEGSEMVMPGDNIELEVELIAPIAIEDGTKFSIREGGRTVGAGVVSNISK encoded by the coding sequence ATGGCAAAAGAAAAATTTGACCGCTCTAAACCCCATGTTAACATTGGTACTATTGGACACGTTGACCATGGTAAAACTACTTTAACTGCTGCAATTACAACTGTACTTGCTAAAAAAGGCTATGCTGATGCACAAGCTTATGACCAAATTGATGGTGCTCCAGAAGAAAGAGAACGTGGTATCACAATCTCTACTGCTCACGTTGAGTACCAAACTGATACTCGTCACTATGCACACGTTGACTGCCCAGGACATGCCGATTATGTTAAAAACATGATCACTGGTGCTGCACAAATGGACGGAGCTATCTTAGTAGTATCTGCTGCTGATGGTCCAATGCCACAAACTCGTGAACATATCTTACTTTCACGTCAAGTTGGTGTTCCATATATCGTTGTATTCATGAACAAATGTGACATGGTTGACGATGAAGAATTACTAGAATTAGTTGAAATGGAAATTCGTGATCTATTAACTGAATATGAATTCCCTGGCGATGACATTCCTGTAATCAAAGGTTCAGCTCTTAAAGCACTTCAAGGTGAAGCTGATTGGGAAGCTAAAATTGATGAGTTAATGGAAGCTGTAGATTCTTACATTCCAACTCCAGAACGTGATACTGACAAACCATTCATGATGCCAGTTGAGGATGTATTCTCAATCACTGGTCGTGGAACTGTTGCAACTGGACGTGTTGAACGTGGACAAGTTAAAGTTGGTGACGAAGTAGAAGTTATCGGTATTGAAGAAGAAAGCAAAAAAGTAGTAGTAACTGGAGTAGAAATGTTCCGTAAATTACTAGACTACGCTGAAGCTGGCGACAACATTGGCGCACTTCTACGTGGTGTTGCTCGTGAAGATATCCAACGTGGTCAAGTATTAGCTAAACCAGGTTCGATTACTCCACACACTAACTTCAAAGCTGAAACTTATGTTTTAACTAAAGAAGAAGGTGGACGTCATACTCCATTCTTCAACAACTACCGCCCACAATTCTATTTCCGTACTACTGACGTAACTGGTATTGTTACGCTTCCAGAAGGTTCTGAAATGGTTATGCCTGGCGATAACATTGAACTTGAAGTAGAATTAATTGCACCAATCGCTATTGAAGATGGTACAAAATTCTCCATCCGTGAAGGTGGACGTACAGTAGGCGCTGGCGTTGTTTCTAACATCAGCAAATAA